One Phycisphaera mikurensis NBRC 102666 DNA window includes the following coding sequences:
- a CDS encoding glycoside hydrolase family protein — MLRIPDRLIGDAWFFPGREVVHAYFLTCDASLPRHEHWSIGHAVSGDLVRWNDLGICLRGGGPGSWDHNLATGSVLRHGGRYWMAYTGHTAQRVGVAVSDDLHRWERIGSGPVSGIDTRFYEPVGSGSRRVPHWRDPFLFAWEGWVYAAVCASRNGGPPDRRGTLGLSRSRDLRTWIVLPPPEVEAVGQELECPQVVERGGRWHLLFSSAPSFFPAAHLARHPAVAAGPNLYAMAAPTPLGPFRMLRKNPVLPPGAPYACQLVRWRGRDVLLGTHPEQGGDGGSISDPIAVVADAEGIRPS, encoded by the coding sequence ATGCTCCGCATCCCCGACCGGCTCATCGGCGACGCCTGGTTCTTCCCCGGGCGTGAGGTCGTCCACGCCTACTTCCTCACGTGCGATGCCAGCCTGCCGCGGCACGAGCACTGGAGCATCGGGCACGCCGTCAGCGGCGACCTCGTCCGCTGGAACGACCTTGGCATCTGCCTCCGCGGCGGGGGCCCCGGATCCTGGGACCACAACCTCGCCACCGGCTCGGTGCTCCGCCACGGCGGCCGCTACTGGATGGCGTACACCGGCCACACGGCGCAGCGGGTGGGTGTCGCGGTCAGCGACGACCTGCACCGCTGGGAGCGCATCGGATCGGGTCCGGTCAGCGGCATCGACACCCGCTTCTACGAGCCGGTCGGCAGCGGCAGCCGACGCGTGCCGCACTGGCGGGATCCGTTCCTCTTCGCGTGGGAGGGCTGGGTCTACGCCGCGGTCTGCGCGAGCCGCAACGGCGGGCCGCCGGACCGCCGCGGGACGCTGGGCCTCTCCCGCTCCCGCGACCTGCGGACCTGGATCGTGCTTCCACCTCCAGAGGTCGAGGCGGTCGGCCAGGAGCTCGAGTGCCCGCAAGTGGTGGAGCGGGGAGGCCGCTGGCACCTGCTCTTCAGCAGCGCACCGTCCTTCTTCCCGGCGGCGCACCTCGCTCGCCACCCGGCCGTCGCGGCGGGGCCGAACCTCTACGCCATGGCGGCGCCGACGCCGCTGGGCCCGTTCCGCATGTTGCGCAAGAACCCGGTGCTGCCCCCGGGCGCTCCATACGCCTGCCAGCTGGTCCGCTGGCGCGGCCGGGATGTCCTGCTCGGCACGCACCCCGAGCAAGGCGGCGACGGCGGATCGATCAGCGACCCGATCGCGGTCGTGGCCGACGCGGAGGGCATCCGGCCGAGCTGA
- a CDS encoding endo-1,4-beta-xylanase, with protein MQAFRLFRSFLVLCTVAASPALAAPHTAELLVADADATAFELGGEASGSSTAVRVEATGQPHAQALRVAVPEAVSPRWAVQVTHTVDAPIRAGDALLATFWLRCVESTTGEGQVRFDFEMNAEPHEKSLSQVLYAPAGWKRFQLPFEAGRDFPAGGSQAAFQVAFLRQTVELGGFTLENFGQGVSADELPRTRRTYPGMAEDAPWRAEAASRIDRIRKADLTVTVVDADGEPVEGAAVAVEMTGHAFPFGSAVTSEWLTREDAEGERYRELVDRLFSEVVLESDLKWTSEGWLPLGRIDAALAWLASRGKPVRGHCLVWPGWPYVPDRIEALADDPAALAAAVEQRIRSAASRYAGRVVDWDVVNEPHTNHDLQDLLGPGALADWFRLARAADPDAVLYLNDYGQLTAGERETPHQQAHLDHIAHLLEVGAPLGGIGLQGHFSAELTAPTTLWRILDRFAGFGLPIKVTEFDLNFDDPELQAAYLRDFFTAMFSHEAVDGVLMWGFWEKAHWRPQAALYNADFSPRPLGTAYEELILGDWWTDEAATTGADGTATVRGFLGGHRVTATHGGVTRTAAAELTAGGGGVEIRLPRDAAGG; from the coding sequence ATGCAAGCCTTCCGCCTCTTCCGCAGCTTCCTGGTTCTTTGCACCGTCGCCGCGTCGCCGGCGCTGGCCGCGCCGCACACCGCCGAGCTGCTCGTCGCCGACGCGGACGCCACCGCCTTCGAGCTCGGCGGGGAGGCGTCGGGCTCGTCCACGGCGGTGCGGGTGGAGGCGACGGGTCAGCCGCACGCGCAGGCGCTCCGCGTGGCGGTGCCCGAGGCGGTGAGCCCGCGCTGGGCGGTCCAGGTCACCCACACGGTCGACGCTCCGATCCGCGCGGGCGACGCCCTGCTCGCGACCTTCTGGCTGCGGTGCGTCGAGTCGACGACCGGCGAGGGGCAGGTGCGATTCGACTTCGAGATGAACGCTGAGCCGCACGAAAAATCGCTGTCGCAGGTGCTCTACGCCCCCGCCGGTTGGAAGCGGTTCCAGCTCCCCTTCGAGGCCGGCCGCGACTTCCCCGCCGGCGGCTCGCAGGCGGCCTTCCAGGTCGCCTTCCTCCGGCAGACCGTCGAGCTCGGCGGCTTCACGCTGGAGAACTTCGGGCAGGGCGTCTCGGCGGACGAGCTGCCCAGGACCCGCCGGACCTACCCCGGCATGGCCGAGGACGCACCATGGCGGGCCGAGGCGGCTTCGCGGATCGACCGGATCCGCAAAGCCGACCTCACCGTGACCGTCGTCGACGCGGACGGCGAACCCGTGGAGGGCGCCGCAGTCGCGGTGGAGATGACCGGCCACGCCTTCCCGTTCGGCAGCGCCGTCACCTCGGAGTGGCTCACGCGAGAGGACGCAGAAGGCGAGCGGTACCGCGAGCTGGTCGACCGCCTTTTCAGCGAGGTCGTTCTTGAGAGCGACCTCAAGTGGACCAGCGAGGGCTGGCTCCCGCTGGGTCGGATCGACGCCGCTCTCGCCTGGTTGGCGTCCAGGGGCAAGCCCGTCCGCGGCCACTGCCTGGTCTGGCCGGGCTGGCCGTACGTGCCCGACCGGATCGAGGCGCTCGCCGACGATCCCGCCGCGCTCGCAGCGGCGGTCGAGCAGCGGATCCGCTCGGCGGCGTCGCGCTACGCGGGCCGCGTCGTCGACTGGGACGTCGTGAACGAGCCGCACACCAACCACGACCTCCAGGACCTCCTCGGCCCCGGAGCGCTCGCGGATTGGTTCCGCCTCGCCCGCGCGGCCGACCCCGACGCGGTGCTCTACCTCAACGACTACGGGCAGCTCACCGCCGGCGAGCGGGAGACCCCGCACCAGCAGGCCCACCTCGACCACATCGCCCACCTGCTGGAGGTCGGTGCCCCGTTGGGCGGCATCGGGCTGCAGGGCCACTTCTCGGCGGAGCTGACGGCGCCGACCACGCTCTGGAGAATCCTCGACCGCTTCGCGGGCTTCGGCTTGCCGATCAAGGTCACCGAGTTCGACCTGAACTTCGACGACCCCGAGCTGCAGGCGGCGTACCTCCGCGACTTCTTCACCGCGATGTTCAGCCACGAGGCCGTCGACGGCGTGCTGATGTGGGGCTTCTGGGAGAAGGCCCACTGGCGGCCGCAGGCGGCGCTCTACAACGCCGACTTCAGCCCGCGGCCGCTGGGCACCGCCTACGAGGAGCTGATCCTCGGCGACTGGTGGACCGACGAGGCCGCCACCACCGGCGCGGACGGGACGGCCACGGTCCGCGGCTTCCTCGGCGGGCACCGCGTCACCGCCACGCACGGCGGGGTCACGCGGACGGCGGCCGCCGAGCTGACCGCGGGTGGCGGCGGCGTCGAGATCCGGCTGCCCCGGGACGCGGCGGGC